In Methanosphaera sp. ISO3-F5, a genomic segment contains:
- the dnaJ gene encoding molecular chaperone DnaJ: protein MADKRDYYDVLGVDKNADKKTIKKAYRKLAMKYHPDVNKDDPDAEEKFKELSEAYGVLSDDEKRQRYDQFGHAGMDGFSQEDIFNNINFEDIFGNFSFGGGQGGFGSIFEDLFGFGGAPNRRNDRGRDIAHTIDITLEEVANGVSKDLDITHLKSCPHCHGERSEPGTSSKTCTSCNGSGQVRQVQNTPLGQFSTVSPCPQCKGEGKIIETPCTECHGKGLTRTTNKISIPIPAGVETGSRLRVAGEGDDGLNGAPAGDLYITINVLHHDLFERNGQHLYYDLDISYVQACLGSEVEVPTIDGGTATVKIPAGTQTESTFKLRGEGIKHVNWSGKGNLYVKVHVVVPKKLSDKQRDLLKEFADVSGEEISHAKTGFFDKVKESLNK from the coding sequence ATGGCAGATAAACGAGACTATTATGATGTTTTAGGCGTTGATAAAAACGCTGACAAAAAAACCATTAAAAAAGCTTACAGAAAGCTTGCAATGAAATACCATCCAGATGTTAATAAGGATGACCCTGATGCTGAAGAAAAATTCAAAGAGTTAAGTGAAGCATACGGAGTATTATCTGATGATGAAAAAAGACAGAGATATGATCAGTTTGGTCACGCAGGAATGGATGGATTTAGCCAAGAAGACATATTCAACAACATAAACTTTGAAGACATATTCGGTAACTTCAGCTTTGGTGGAGGTCAAGGCGGATTTGGTAGCATTTTTGAAGATTTATTCGGATTTGGAGGTGCACCAAACAGAAGAAATGACAGGGGCAGAGACATAGCACATACTATTGATATTACATTAGAAGAAGTTGCTAATGGTGTTTCAAAAGACTTGGATATTACTCACCTTAAAAGTTGTCCACACTGTCATGGAGAACGTTCAGAACCAGGTACTTCATCAAAAACATGTACCTCATGTAATGGTTCAGGACAAGTCAGACAAGTCCAGAACACACCTTTAGGACAATTTTCAACAGTATCCCCATGTCCTCAATGTAAAGGTGAAGGAAAAATTATTGAAACTCCTTGTACTGAATGTCATGGAAAAGGTTTAACCCGTACTACAAACAAGATATCAATACCTATTCCTGCTGGTGTTGAAACAGGCAGTAGGTTAAGAGTTGCAGGTGAAGGTGATGATGGCCTTAATGGTGCTCCTGCTGGAGATTTATACATTACCATTAATGTTTTACATCATGACTTATTTGAAAGAAATGGTCAACATTTATACTATGATTTAGATATAAGTTATGTGCAGGCTTGTCTGGGATCAGAAGTTGAAGTTCCTACAATAGATGGTGGTACTGCTACCGTTAAAATCCCTGCAGGTACTCAGACCGAATCAACATTTAAACTTAGAGGAGAAGGTATTAAACACGTGAACTGGTCCGGTAAAGGTAATTTATATGTTAAAGTTCATGTTGTTGTTCCTAAAAAGTTATCCGATAAACAAAGAGATTTACTTAAAGAATTTGCTGATGTTAGTGGGGAAGAAATTTCTCATGCTAAAACGGGCTTCTTTGATAAGGTTAAGGAGTCTTTAAATAAATAA
- the frhD gene encoding coenzyme F420-reducing hydrogenase, FrhD protein, whose product MAYDAEILVVGCGNVLFKDDGFGPATIDEIEKHLDERPLPSNVMTIDAGTSAPHYIFSLPNPLWKKIVIIDIADFGGQPGDVKILSKDDVPQGKYQDPHSVSVADPLEELQEVEIVIIACQPEKVSSPFVEYGLTDKVLEAIPKAIDLVYEEVKI is encoded by the coding sequence ATGGCATACGACGCAGAAATTTTAGTAGTAGGATGTGGAAATGTCCTGTTTAAAGATGATGGATTCGGTCCGGCAACAATAGATGAAATTGAAAAACACTTAGATGAAAGACCATTACCATCCAATGTAATGACAATAGATGCAGGAACTAGTGCTCCACATTACATATTTTCATTACCAAACCCATTATGGAAAAAAATAGTTATAATAGACATTGCAGACTTCGGAGGACAACCGGGTGATGTTAAAATATTATCTAAAGATGATGTTCCTCAAGGAAAATATCAAGACCCGCACTCTGTTTCAGTAGCAGATCCTCTTGAAGAGCTACAAGAAGTAGAAATAGTAATCATAGCCTGTCAACCAGAAAAAGTATCTTCACCATTTGTTGAATACGGATTAACCGACAAAGTTTTAGAAGCAATTCCTAAAGCAATAGACCTTGTTTATGAAGAAGTTAAAATATAA
- a CDS encoding TIGR00375 family protein, translated as MIITADLHVHSKYSMATSKNMIPTIMAKESSKKGLNLIATGDALHSKWLNTLEENLQEKEYTGIYELKHQENNYTNFLITTEVEDNQRIHHLILIPSIETAWQMREEFTVKNMDADGRPKLRMNASEIMDITQEYDCLIGPAHIFTPWTGIYKQYDSITDCYTRKPDFVELGLSSDTYLADTIRELKDYTFLTNSDSHSPWPHRIGREFNKIEIKKLSFKELQKSIRKGKIIENYGINPKMGKYHETGCIKCYKSYTIEKASEQNMKCTCGGQIKKGVLSRIRELSTYEQPIHPENRPHYQYILPLSELLSMVHDKGITTKYVQTRYDNLIKKFGTEINILLDTDIEQIRKTDPSLAKVIKSYRDNTIQITAGRGGQYGKLKTI; from the coding sequence ATGATAATAACTGCAGATTTACATGTACATAGCAAATATTCAATGGCAACATCAAAAAACATGATTCCAACAATAATGGCTAAAGAATCATCTAAAAAAGGCTTGAACTTAATAGCAACAGGAGACGCACTTCACTCCAAATGGTTAAACACATTAGAAGAAAACCTACAAGAAAAAGAATATACCGGCATATACGAACTTAAACATCAAGAAAACAATTACACAAATTTCCTAATAACAACAGAAGTAGAAGATAATCAGAGAATACACCACCTAATACTAATACCCTCAATAGAAACAGCATGGCAGATGAGAGAAGAATTCACAGTAAAAAATATGGACGCCGATGGAAGACCAAAACTACGGATGAACGCATCAGAAATAATGGATATTACACAAGAATATGATTGCCTGATAGGACCAGCACACATATTCACACCATGGACTGGAATATACAAACAATATGATTCAATAACCGACTGCTACACTCGAAAACCAGACTTTGTGGAACTAGGATTATCAAGCGACACATACCTGGCAGACACAATAAGGGAACTTAAAGATTATACATTCCTAACAAACTCTGATTCCCATTCACCATGGCCTCATAGAATAGGACGAGAATTTAACAAGATAGAAATTAAAAAATTATCCTTCAAAGAACTACAAAAATCAATAAGGAAAGGAAAAATCATAGAAAACTATGGAATAAACCCTAAAATGGGAAAATACCATGAAACAGGATGTATCAAATGCTATAAATCATATACTATAGAAAAAGCATCAGAACAAAACATGAAATGCACATGTGGAGGACAAATAAAAAAAGGAGTACTCTCAAGAATCAGGGAATTATCCACATATGAACAGCCAATCCACCCAGAAAACAGGCCACATTATCAGTATATACTACCATTATCAGAACTGCTTAGCATGGTACATGATAAAGGAATAACAACAAAATATGTTCAAACAAGATATGATAATTTGATTAAAAAATTTGGCACAGAAATCAACATATTACTGGATACAGATATAGAACAAATAAGAAAAACAGACCCTTCACTTGCAAAAGTAATAAAATCTTATAGGGATAACACTATACAAATTACTGCAGGTCGTGGAGGACAATACGGTAAACTTAAAACAATTTAA
- a CDS encoding proteasome assembly chaperone family protein, giving the protein MVEKNKITQTEEIKLENPIVLEGLPGIGFVGKFVVDQIIKQLDATKFAELKSDYFPPQVTMKENGLIEHMKNEFFYIKDLGENNQDVILLTGNSQGSDFEGQTAISQVLMDYFEDLGATKIYTLGGLGTGEFVDKNRVFVAANNEEMIKEVLEIENTEIRKEDGGAIIGASGLLLYYAEEKDIPGLCLMGETPGFYIDASAAKAVLLVLFELLNFEIDLSEIEEQIEETQKRIAATQKLPPMGMEQPVQSPDDLRYIG; this is encoded by the coding sequence ATGGTAGAAAAAAACAAGATAACCCAAACAGAAGAAATAAAATTAGAAAATCCAATAGTACTAGAAGGATTACCAGGAATAGGATTTGTAGGAAAATTTGTAGTAGACCAAATAATAAAACAATTAGACGCAACAAAATTCGCAGAACTAAAATCAGATTACTTCCCACCACAAGTAACAATGAAAGAAAACGGCCTAATAGAACACATGAAAAATGAATTCTTCTACATAAAAGACTTAGGCGAAAACAATCAGGACGTAATACTACTAACAGGAAATTCACAAGGATCCGACTTTGAAGGACAAACAGCAATATCACAAGTACTAATGGACTACTTCGAAGACCTAGGAGCAACAAAAATATACACACTAGGAGGATTAGGAACAGGAGAATTCGTAGACAAAAACAGAGTATTTGTTGCAGCAAACAACGAAGAAATGATAAAAGAAGTTCTAGAAATAGAAAATACCGAAATACGAAAAGAAGATGGTGGAGCAATAATAGGAGCATCAGGTCTATTACTATACTATGCTGAAGAAAAAGACATTCCAGGGCTATGTCTAATGGGAGAAACTCCAGGATTTTATATAGATGCAAGTGCAGCAAAAGCAGTACTACTAGTCTTATTTGAATTATTAAACTTTGAAATAGATTTAAGTGAAATAGAAGAACAAATAGAAGAAACACAAAAAAGAATAGCAGCAACCCAAAAACTACCACCAATGGGCATGGAACAACCAGTACAAAGTCCTGATGATCTAAGATACATCGGATAA
- a CDS encoding RNA-protein complex protein Nop10, which yields MKFQMRRCNKCMEYTLQEKCPDCNEKTGVIFPARYSPQDKYGKYRRILKKQQEALED from the coding sequence ATGAAATTTCAGATGAGACGATGCAACAAATGTATGGAATACACATTACAAGAAAAATGTCCTGACTGTAATGAAAAAACAGGAGTAATATTTCCAGCAAGATATTCTCCACAAGACAAATACGGAAAATATAGAAGAATACTAAAAAAACAACAAGAAGCCTTGGAGGACTAA
- a CDS encoding alpha/beta fold hydrolase, translating to MEIESINPDYYTLNNFTFNNGTTLENLKVEYITFGTPKYDEEGHITNAVIYFHGTSGNYASIKRIKEAIGENLAFDTNKLFFVSLSTLGTPGSSSPSTSDMFNEYPEYTVLDMVNFNRMFLKEALNIINPLGLIGNSMGGFEALTWAAYYPNDIAFVISLVSSYKVGGQNYIIGKVMNDIIESDPDFGSPDKQMKRSLQLSSKAMYSFGLSRQYYMDLTKEEIDNYMDEFAQEDSEENVYDAYYRNKATINYDLTGKVSNIIAPTLIIAIKEDQYFPPELDAIPMHSLIHDSKLVVYNSHIGHIGSSQLNKIKDELEEFMKQFK from the coding sequence ATGGAAATAGAATCTATTAATCCAGATTATTATACTCTAAATAATTTCACATTTAATAATGGTACAACTTTAGAAAATTTAAAAGTCGAATATATAACATTCGGAACACCAAAATATGATGAAGAAGGACATATAACAAATGCAGTCATATATTTTCATGGAACAAGTGGAAATTATGCATCAATAAAACGTATCAAAGAGGCTATTGGTGAAAATTTAGCATTTGACACAAATAAACTATTTTTTGTTTCTTTATCTACTCTTGGAACACCTGGAAGTAGCAGTCCCAGCACATCAGATATGTTCAATGAATATCCTGAATATACTGTATTGGATATGGTAAATTTTAACAGAATGTTTCTGAAAGAAGCCTTGAATATAATTAATCCGTTAGGACTTATAGGAAATTCTATGGGAGGTTTTGAAGCTTTAACATGGGCAGCATATTATCCTAATGATATTGCTTTTGTAATATCATTGGTCAGTAGTTATAAGGTGGGTGGACAAAATTATATTATTGGAAAAGTAATGAATGATATTATTGAATCAGACCCAGATTTTGGAAGTCCTGATAAGCAAATGAAACGATCATTACAATTATCCAGTAAAGCAATGTACTCTTTTGGATTATCCAGACAGTATTATATGGATTTGACTAAGGAAGAAATTGATAATTATATGGATGAATTTGCACAAGAAGATTCTGAAGAAAATGTTTATGATGCATATTATAGAAATAAAGCAACAATAAACTATGACTTAACAGGCAAGGTATCAAATATAATAGCACCAACTCTCATAATTGCCATAAAGGAGGATCAATATTTCCCACCAGAATTGGATGCTATACCTATGCACTCACTAATACATGATTCTAAACTAGTTGTATATAATTCACACATAGGACATATTGGTTCAAGTCAACTAAATAAAATAAAAGATGAACTAGAAGAATTCATGAAACAATTCAAATAA
- a CDS encoding translation initiation factor IF-2 subunit alpha: MVRMNKEWPEEGDLIVGTVHKVLGYGAFAKLEEYEGKEAFIHISEVSSGWVKNIRDYVRENQKIVARVLRVNPKKGHVDASLKRIREDQRTRRIQQWKIEQKAEKLLEISARSINKTLDEAYDEVGYLIMEEFGDLYEGFELASDEGEEVLLAIDVDEEWAKIITDVAKKNISTPEVQITGYIDITSYKPNGVEIIIEALESIESDNVEVQCVGAPKYRVMVTAQDYPTAEKILKESADKCIGMIEENDGEGSFHRELDD; this comes from the coding sequence ATGGTTAGAATGAACAAAGAATGGCCTGAAGAAGGTGATCTAATTGTTGGAACAGTTCATAAAGTATTAGGTTATGGTGCATTCGCTAAACTAGAAGAATATGAAGGAAAAGAAGCATTTATTCACATATCTGAAGTATCTTCTGGTTGGGTAAAAAACATAAGAGATTATGTACGAGAAAACCAAAAAATTGTAGCACGTGTACTTAGAGTAAACCCTAAAAAAGGTCATGTTGATGCTTCATTAAAACGTATTCGTGAAGATCAAAGAACCCGTAGAATTCAACAATGGAAAATAGAACAAAAAGCAGAAAAATTATTAGAGATATCTGCAAGATCAATCAATAAAACCTTAGATGAGGCTTATGATGAAGTAGGATATCTGATAATGGAAGAATTCGGGGACTTATATGAAGGATTTGAGTTAGCTTCTGATGAGGGTGAAGAAGTTTTATTAGCAATTGATGTCGATGAAGAATGGGCAAAAATAATAACTGATGTAGCTAAGAAAAACATTTCAACTCCAGAAGTGCAAATCACTGGATACATAGACATAACTTCATATAAACCAAATGGTGTAGAAATAATTATTGAAGCTTTAGAATCTATTGAATCAGATAATGTTGAAGTTCAATGTGTGGGAGCACCTAAATACAGAGTGATGGTAACAGCACAAGATTACCCTACAGCTGAAAAAATATTAAAAGAGTCAGCTGATAAATGTATTGGAATGATTGAAGAAAATGATGGAGAAGGTAGTTTCCATCGTGAATTAGATGATTAA
- a CDS encoding 30S ribosomal protein S27e has protein sequence MAKQQSNFLKVKCGDCENHQVIFDHAASTVKCVICGKTLVEPKGGRSKIYAQIVEVLNH, from the coding sequence ATGGCTAAACAACAAAGTAATTTCTTAAAAGTAAAATGTGGTGACTGTGAAAACCACCAAGTTATATTTGACCACGCAGCTTCAACAGTAAAATGTGTTATCTGTGGTAAAACATTAGTTGAACCAAAAGGTGGACGTTCTAAAATTTATGCACAAATTGTAGAAGTATTAAACCACTAA
- a CDS encoding 50S ribosomal protein L44e — translation MKIPRERRTYCPKCKTHTVHEVHTSKRRKASELKWGQRQFRRVTAGYRGYPRPLPSGSKPVKKLDLRYKCKECGKSHIKGSGFRAGKVEFVSN, via the coding sequence ATGAAAATACCACGAGAAAGAAGGACTTACTGTCCAAAATGTAAAACACACACAGTACACGAAGTACACACATCCAAAAGAAGAAAAGCAAGTGAACTTAAATGGGGTCAACGTCAGTTCAGACGTGTAACTGCTGGTTACAGAGGTTACCCAAGGCCTTTACCATCAGGAAGTAAACCTGTTAAAAAATTAGACTTAAGATACAAATGTAAAGAATGTGGAAAATCTCACATCAAAGGCTCAGGTTTCCGTGCAGGAAAAGTTGAATTTGTATCCAACTAA
- the pcn gene encoding proliferating cell nuclear antigen (pcna), with protein MFKLVLSDPSIFKTSFDAISSIVDEVQIEVDSDGLRLNAIDRSHITYVHLELKESLFDIYECDKPIKLNLDTEELMKVLKRSKSDDVMELTVDAGSLILTFEGAIKKTFKVKLIDLEYDTPAQPQIEYPVNISIPIATLKEAIQDIEIVADRVSFNVDEDNLTLEAVGDFADAKVEYLHGEQLSETAKAIYAIENIKEMLKAEKFADKTYVQFGDDMPLTLVLELMNDEGELSFLLAPRIEED; from the coding sequence GTGTTCAAACTAGTATTAAGCGACCCAAGTATTTTTAAAACAAGTTTTGATGCAATATCATCAATCGTTGACGAAGTACAAATAGAAGTAGACTCAGACGGACTAAGATTAAATGCTATTGATAGAAGTCACATTACTTACGTGCATTTAGAATTAAAAGAAAGTTTATTTGATATATATGAATGTGATAAACCAATCAAACTAAACTTAGACACAGAAGAATTAATGAAAGTGCTTAAAAGATCCAAATCTGATGATGTTATGGAATTAACAGTAGATGCAGGAAGTCTTATATTAACCTTTGAAGGAGCAATTAAGAAAACTTTCAAAGTAAAACTCATTGATTTAGAATATGATACTCCAGCACAACCACAAATAGAATATCCTGTAAACATATCAATACCAATAGCTACACTTAAAGAAGCAATACAAGACATTGAAATAGTAGCTGACAGGGTTTCATTTAATGTTGATGAAGATAATCTTACATTAGAAGCTGTTGGTGATTTCGCTGATGCAAAAGTAGAATATCTTCATGGTGAACAATTATCAGAAACAGCTAAAGCAATTTATGCAATAGAAAATATTAAAGAAATGCTCAAAGCAGAAAAATTTGCAGACAAGACATATGTTCAATTTGGAGATGACATGCCATTAACTTTAGTTTTAGAATTAATGAACGATGAAGGAGAATTATCATTTTTATTAGCTCCTAGAATAGAAGAAGATTAA
- a CDS encoding transcription factor S, producing MEFCPDCGKVLFPKEGKFSCDACGYEKVVTEESKKQYEVSEKVDKEDTIIVTDGNVKTLPTIKVICPKCDNKIAFWWLQQTRSADESETRFFRCTECDYTWREYD from the coding sequence ATGGAATTTTGTCCAGACTGTGGAAAAGTACTATTTCCAAAAGAAGGTAAATTCTCATGTGATGCTTGCGGTTATGAAAAAGTAGTTACTGAGGAATCCAAAAAACAATATGAAGTATCGGAAAAAGTAGATAAAGAAGATACTATCATAGTAACTGATGGAAATGTGAAAACATTACCAACTATTAAAGTAATCTGTCCAAAATGTGATAATAAAATAGCATTTTGGTGGTTACAACAAACAAGAAGTGCAGATGAATCAGAAACAAGATTTTTCAGATGCACAGAATGTGATTATACATGGAGGGAATACGATTAG
- a CDS encoding NUDIX hydrolase has product MTEYRNPALTVDTIIVKDGQIVLIKRLNNPYMDHWAIPGGFVEYGEKVEDAAVREAKEETGLDIELTKLVGVYSDPNRDPRGHTVTVAFTAKIIGGSLKSDSDAKDAKFIEINKLKNLNLAFDHNIILRDSGIF; this is encoded by the coding sequence ATGACAGAATATAGAAATCCAGCATTAACAGTAGATACTATAATTGTTAAAGACGGTCAAATAGTACTAATAAAAAGACTTAATAATCCTTACATGGATCATTGGGCTATACCTGGAGGATTTGTTGAGTATGGTGAAAAAGTTGAAGATGCAGCAGTAAGAGAAGCTAAAGAAGAAACAGGATTAGACATAGAATTGACAAAATTAGTCGGAGTATATTCAGATCCTAACCGGGATCCCCGAGGGCATACGGTAACCGTAGCATTCACAGCAAAAATAATTGGAGGATCATTAAAATCAGATTCAGATGCTAAAGATGCAAAATTTATTGAAATTAATAAATTAAAGAATTTAAATTTAGCATTTGATCATAATATTATATTAAGAGATTCGGGAATATTTTAA
- a CDS encoding DNA-directed RNA polymerase subunit L, whose amino-acid sequence MKYIKNEPEHVVLEITGESHTICNILRKRLMAQDEVSAAAYDITHPLIGQPEFEVVSSNPQESIITASETVKSEATEFKEALNNAFNE is encoded by the coding sequence GTGAAATATATAAAAAATGAACCAGAACACGTAGTTCTAGAAATAACTGGTGAAAGTCATACAATATGTAATATTTTAAGAAAAAGACTAATGGCACAGGATGAAGTAAGTGCAGCAGCATATGATATAACACATCCCTTAATTGGTCAACCAGAATTTGAAGTAGTAAGTTCTAATCCACAAGAATCAATAATAACAGCTTCAGAAACAGTAAAATCAGAAGCAACAGAATTCAAAGAAGCATTAAATAATGCATTCAATGAATAA
- a CDS encoding exosome complex RNA-binding protein Csl4 codes for MFHKENDFVLPGEVLCTYEEYIPSEWTYIEDGFVKASINGRIVIDKDEKTISIQASNPPSFLKEGDYVIGHITEVKQNKALVTIKMIKGFNRELVTGYKGFIHISKANTDFISSLHEMFKIGDIVEAKVLNIYGAEYIDLSTSEEDTGVIKAMCTDCRKFMKLDNNQLVCECGKIDSRNISSNYGGF; via the coding sequence ATGTTTCATAAAGAAAATGACTTCGTTCTGCCTGGAGAAGTATTATGTACCTATGAAGAGTACATACCATCAGAATGGACATACATAGAGGATGGATTCGTTAAAGCAAGTATTAATGGAAGGATTGTCATAGATAAGGATGAAAAAACAATATCCATACAAGCAAGTAATCCTCCAAGTTTTCTTAAAGAAGGAGATTATGTTATAGGTCATATTACGGAAGTCAAACAGAATAAAGCACTGGTAACAATAAAAATGATAAAAGGATTTAATCGAGAATTAGTGACAGGATATAAGGGATTTATCCATATATCAAAAGCTAACACTGATTTCATATCCTCATTACATGAGATGTTTAAAATAGGAGATATAGTAGAAGCAAAAGTATTGAACATATACGGAGCAGAATATATAGATTTAAGCACGTCTGAAGAGGATACTGGTGTTATAAAGGCAATGTGTACCGATTGTCGTAAATTTATGAAACTTGATAATAACCAATTAGTATGTGAATGTGGTAAAATTGATTCACGAAATATATCAAGTAATTATGGAGGTTTTTAA
- the dph2 gene encoding diphthamide biosynthesis enzyme Dph2, with protein sequence MATLNYDYKIDVIIDKIKKIDATNVILQFPEGLKSDAVSVSNTIQKELPDVNIIIDADPCFGACDLADIKVNKHIDLVVHFAHTPLPIRTDCPVLFIEAHSTADVEAPIIDALSKLDDDVKTVGLVTTTQHIHKIDEMIKTIRDRGYDVKLDNGQGTGKGQVLGCNFTSIKNLDVDVVIYVGSGDFHALGVKLFTNKKVVVADPFIGKSRDIEEFADKIIRVRFARITKAGDAKSFGIIMSSKKGQLRFDLALKLKEMIRQQGYEAQILNMDYISPDLLLPYNLDAFVMTACPRIAIDDSAMYKKPVLTPQELEIVLGLRDWDDYMMDEIIIHDEQL encoded by the coding sequence ATGGCTACTCTTAATTATGATTACAAAATTGATGTAATAATAGATAAGATAAAAAAAATAGATGCAACGAATGTTATTTTACAGTTTCCTGAAGGATTAAAGAGTGATGCAGTCAGCGTTTCAAACACAATACAAAAGGAATTACCAGATGTTAACATAATTATAGATGCTGATCCATGTTTCGGAGCTTGTGATTTGGCTGATATTAAGGTAAATAAGCATATTGACCTTGTTGTACACTTTGCTCATACTCCCCTTCCTATCAGGACAGATTGTCCTGTACTATTTATTGAAGCACACTCTACGGCTGATGTTGAAGCACCAATAATTGATGCACTCAGTAAACTGGATGATGATGTTAAAACAGTAGGACTTGTAACTACAACCCAACACATACATAAAATAGATGAAATGATAAAAACAATCCGGGACAGAGGATATGATGTAAAACTGGATAATGGGCAGGGAACTGGTAAAGGACAAGTACTTGGATGTAATTTCACTTCAATAAAAAATCTGGATGTGGATGTAGTAATATATGTGGGTAGTGGAGATTTCCATGCATTGGGAGTGAAACTATTCACAAACAAGAAAGTGGTAGTGGCCGATCCATTCATAGGAAAATCACGTGATATTGAAGAATTTGCTGATAAAATTATACGTGTACGGTTTGCCCGAATAACAAAGGCAGGTGATGCTAAATCATTTGGTATTATAATGTCATCCAAGAAAGGTCAACTAAGGTTTGATTTAGCATTAAAGCTTAAGGAAATGATAAGACAACAGGGTTATGAAGCACAAATACTTAACATGGATTACATATCACCGGATTTACTGTTACCTTACAATCTTGATGCATTTGTTATGACTGCATGTCCTAGAATTGCTATAGATGACAGTGCAATGTACAAGAAACCAGTACTTACGCCTCAGGAGTTGGAGATAGTTCTTGGCTTAAGGGACTGGGATGATTACATGATGGATGAAATAATTATCCATGATGAACAATTATAG
- the hpt gene encoding hypoxanthine/guanine phosphoribosyltransferase, with product MLEELKKSLVECPVVKKGEYFYFVHPISDGVPLVETSLLNSIMDYIVDNFDLSNVNKIVGVESMGIPLATALSLKTGIPFVVIRKRSYGLEGEQQVHQETGYGQSELFINNIKKEDNILLIDDVVSTGGTLISVISALDKIGVNIEHIILPIEKDDGKIIVEDATGKKINTLVKIKMVDGKVTIVED from the coding sequence ATGTTAGAAGAATTAAAAAAATCATTAGTTGAATGTCCTGTAGTTAAAAAGGGTGAATATTTCTATTTCGTACATCCTATAAGTGATGGGGTTCCATTGGTCGAAACTTCATTGTTAAATTCAATAATGGATTACATAGTGGATAATTTTGATTTATCAAATGTTAATAAGATTGTAGGAGTAGAATCAATGGGTATTCCATTAGCTACTGCATTATCATTAAAAACAGGCATTCCATTCGTAGTTATAAGGAAACGATCCTATGGATTAGAAGGAGAACAACAAGTACACCAGGAAACAGGGTATGGTCAAAGTGAATTATTCATTAACAACATTAAAAAAGAGGACAATATATTACTAATTGATGATGTTGTAAGTACTGGTGGTACACTGATAAGTGTAATATCTGCATTAGATAAAATTGGAGTAAATATTGAACATATAATTCTTCCTATAGAAAAAGATGATGGAAAAATAATAGTTGAAGATGCAACAGGTAAGAAAATCAACACATTAGTTAAAATTAAGATGGTTGATGGAAAAGTCACTATAGTTGAAGATTAG